In Denitratisoma sp. DHT3, one DNA window encodes the following:
- a CDS encoding PsiF family protein encodes MKKLIVLACTALLCLSAQAASEAQKAQQEKMKTCNAEAKTKALKGDARKSFMKDCLSSGGSASTKEEPKAANANCEKMAEEKKLAGAAKGSFIKKCGKKD; translated from the coding sequence ATGAAAAAGCTGATCGTTCTCGCGTGCACCGCGCTGCTCTGCCTGTCCGCCCAGGCCGCCAGCGAAGCCCAGAAGGCGCAACAGGAAAAGATGAAGACCTGCAACGCCGAGGCCAAGACCAAGGCCCTGAAGGGCGATGCGCGCAAGTCCTTCATGAAGGACTGCCTGTCCAGCGGTGGAAGCGCCAGCACGAAGGAAGAACCCAAGGCCGCGAACGCGAACTGCGAAAAGATGGCCGAGGAGAAGAAACTGGCGGGCGCCGCCAAGGGCTCCTTCATCAAGAAATGCGGGAAGAAGGACTAG
- a CDS encoding pyridoxal-phosphate-dependent aminotransferase family protein, whose translation MTIDLNAIQPFHPPRRALMGPGPSDMHPRVLTALGQPVIGHLDPAFADMMEELKVLLRYAFQTDNALTFPVSGPGSVGMETCFVNLVEPGDKVIVCRNGVFGGRMIENVERCGGVAVVVEDAWGEAVDPQKLADALKAHPDAKVVAFVQAETSTGALSDARILIDVAHQAGCLTIVDAVTSLGGVALEVDEWGADAVYSGSQKCLSCTPGLSPVTFGERAVERVKNRQRKVQSWFMDLNLVLGYWDAAKRTYHHTAPINSLYALHESLLMLKEEGIENAWARHQRHHLALRAGFEALGLSFVVKPEARLPQLNAVHVPDGIDEAAVRRSLLTDFNLEIGAGLGPLAGKIWRFGLMGHSCREENVLLCLDALARTFAAQGRAADGAGAIEAARAAYGRC comes from the coding sequence ATGACCATCGACCTCAATGCCATCCAGCCCTTCCATCCTCCCCGCCGCGCGCTGATGGGGCCCGGCCCCTCCGACATGCATCCGCGCGTGCTGACCGCGCTGGGCCAGCCGGTGATCGGCCATCTCGACCCGGCCTTCGCCGACATGATGGAGGAACTGAAGGTGCTGCTGCGCTACGCCTTCCAGACCGACAACGCGCTGACCTTTCCGGTCTCCGGCCCCGGCTCGGTGGGCATGGAGACCTGCTTCGTGAATCTGGTGGAGCCCGGCGACAAGGTGATCGTCTGCCGCAACGGCGTGTTCGGCGGCCGCATGATCGAGAACGTCGAGCGCTGTGGCGGCGTGGCCGTGGTGGTCGAGGACGCCTGGGGCGAGGCGGTGGACCCGCAGAAACTGGCCGACGCGTTGAAGGCCCATCCGGATGCCAAGGTGGTGGCCTTCGTCCAGGCCGAAACCTCGACCGGCGCGCTGTCCGACGCCAGGATATTGATCGACGTGGCGCACCAGGCCGGCTGCCTGACCATCGTGGACGCGGTGACCTCGCTCGGCGGCGTCGCGCTCGAGGTCGATGAATGGGGCGCCGACGCGGTCTATTCCGGCAGCCAGAAATGCCTGTCCTGCACGCCCGGACTGTCGCCGGTGACCTTCGGCGAGCGCGCCGTGGAGCGGGTGAAAAACCGCCAGCGCAAGGTGCAAAGCTGGTTCATGGACCTGAACCTGGTGCTGGGCTACTGGGACGCGGCCAAGCGCACCTACCACCACACCGCGCCGATCAACAGTCTCTATGCGCTGCACGAGTCGCTGCTGATGCTGAAGGAGGAAGGCATCGAGAATGCCTGGGCCCGCCATCAGCGCCATCACCTGGCGCTGCGCGCCGGCTTCGAGGCGCTGGGCCTGAGTTTCGTGGTCAAGCCCGAGGCGCGCCTGCCCCAGCTCAACGCGGTACACGTGCCGGACGGCATCGACGAGGCCGCGGTGCGCCGCTCCTTGCTGACGGATTTCAATCTGGAGATCGGCGCCGGCCTGGGGCCGCTGGCCGGCAAGATCTGGCGTTTCGGCCTGATGGGCCATTCATGCCGCGAAGAGAACGTGTTGCTGTGCCTCGACGCGCTGGCCCGGACGTTCGCCGCCCAGGGTCGCGCGGCGGATGGCGCCGGCGCCATCGAGGCCGCCCGCGCCGCCTACGGCCGCTGTTAA
- the cutA gene encoding divalent-cation tolerance protein CutA, translating to MDTLLVLTNLPDQDQARALAALLVEQRLAACVNILAPCASVYRWQGQVEAAQEIPLLIKTTSARYAALEAAIRGAHPYELPEIIAVPVTRGLPGYLAWVADATDLPLSSC from the coding sequence ATGGATACCCTGCTGGTGCTCACCAACCTCCCCGACCAGGACCAGGCCCGCGCCTTGGCCGCGCTGCTGGTCGAGCAGCGCCTGGCGGCCTGCGTCAACATCCTGGCGCCGTGCGCCTCCGTGTATCGCTGGCAAGGCCAGGTGGAGGCGGCGCAGGAAATCCCGCTGCTGATCAAGACCACCAGCGCGCGCTATGCGGCCCTGGAGGCGGCGATACGCGGCGCCCATCCCTATGAACTTCCCGAGATCATCGCGGTCCCTGTGACACGGGGCCTGCCCGGCTATCTGGCGTGGGTCGCCGACGCCACCGACCTTCCCCTTTCATCATGCTGA
- the ttcA gene encoding tRNA 2-thiocytidine(32) synthetase TtcA codes for MNQNQPLTAKQADKARFETNKLAKRLRRNVGQAIADFNMIEEGDRVMVCLSGGKDSYGLLDILLHLREHAPIRFDVVAVNLDQKQPGFPEHVLPDYLKSVGVPFHIEEEDTYSIVKRVIPEGKTTCSLCSRLRRGILYRVADELKATKIALGHHRDDILATLFLNMFFGGKLKAMPPKLVSDDGRHIVIRPLAYCREADLAAWAEAHQFPIIPCNLCGSQENLQRKQVRAMLDDWEKRFPGRIKTMFSSLTRVVPSHLMDRDLFDFRNLQASGVPDPEGDRAFDPETYTDDSVIPLQPLDE; via the coding sequence ATGAACCAGAATCAACCATTGACCGCCAAGCAGGCCGACAAGGCGCGCTTCGAAACCAACAAGCTGGCCAAGCGCCTGCGCCGCAACGTCGGCCAGGCGATCGCCGATTTCAACATGATCGAGGAGGGCGACCGGGTGATGGTCTGCCTCTCCGGCGGCAAGGACTCCTACGGCCTGCTCGACATCCTGCTCCATCTGCGCGAGCACGCGCCGATCCGCTTCGACGTGGTGGCGGTGAATCTGGACCAGAAGCAGCCGGGCTTTCCCGAGCACGTGCTGCCCGATTATCTGAAGAGCGTCGGCGTGCCGTTCCACATCGAGGAGGAGGACACCTATTCCATCGTCAAGCGGGTGATCCCCGAGGGCAAGACCACCTGCTCGCTGTGCTCGCGCCTGCGGCGCGGCATCCTCTACCGCGTCGCCGACGAGTTGAAAGCCACCAAGATCGCCCTGGGCCATCACCGCGACGACATCCTCGCCACGCTGTTTCTCAACATGTTCTTCGGCGGCAAGCTGAAGGCGATGCCGCCCAAGCTGGTCTCCGACGACGGCAGGCACATCGTGATCCGGCCGCTGGCCTATTGCCGCGAGGCGGATCTGGCGGCCTGGGCCGAGGCGCACCAGTTCCCGATCATTCCCTGCAACCTCTGCGGCAGCCAGGAGAATCTGCAACGCAAGCAGGTGCGGGCGATGCTGGACGACTGGGAAAAGCGCTTCCCCGGCCGCATCAAGACCATGTTCAGCAGCCTGACCCGGGTGGTGCCCTCGCACCTGATGGACCGCGATCTCTTCGATTTCCGCAATCTGCAGGCCAGCGGCGTGCCCGATCCCGAGGGCGACCGCGCCTTCGACCCCGAGACCTATACCGACGACAGCGTCATCCCTTTGCAACCCCTGGACGAATAA
- a CDS encoding class I SAM-dependent methyltransferase: MATQLRTQLPEPSADAQDASRALCALIAAEIDASGGWISFARYMELALYAPGLGYYAGGSTKFGAEGDFVTAPELTPLFGQALASQVAQVLAASAPQVLEAGAGSGRLAADLLLVLERQGLTPERYLILELSGELRARQHETLAGAVPHLLERVHWLDALPDQFSGCVVGNEVLDAMPVHTLEWSADGLLERGVGVDADGHFAWQARPAAPALQEAVRELPVTPPYRGEVSLAARAWTAEWGRRLTQGALLLIDYGLPGHELYHPQRDGGTVRCHYRHRSHDDPFWWPGLSDITSHVDFTAVAEAGHGAGLDVLGYTSQATFLLNCGIAGLLEARRTYHDGAGGAAALRAGGAVNVLLSPNEMGELFKVIALGRDLTSPLLGFSQGDRLHAL; encoded by the coding sequence ATGGCCACCCAACTCCGCACCCAACTCCCCGAGCCCTCGGCCGACGCCCAGGACGCCAGCCGCGCGCTGTGCGCCCTGATCGCCGCCGAGATCGACGCCAGCGGCGGCTGGATCTCCTTCGCCCGCTACATGGAACTGGCGCTCTACGCGCCCGGCCTGGGCTATTACGCCGGCGGCTCGACGAAGTTCGGCGCGGAGGGCGACTTCGTCACCGCCCCGGAACTGACGCCGCTGTTCGGCCAGGCGCTGGCGTCGCAGGTGGCGCAGGTGCTGGCGGCGTCCGCGCCGCAGGTGCTGGAGGCCGGCGCCGGCAGCGGCCGCCTGGCCGCGGACCTGCTGCTGGTCCTGGAGCGGCAGGGTCTGACGCCGGAACGCTACCTGATCCTGGAACTGTCGGGCGAGCTGCGCGCGCGCCAGCACGAAACCCTGGCCGGCGCCGTGCCCCATCTGCTGGAACGGGTGCACTGGCTGGACGCCCTGCCGGACCAATTCTCCGGCTGCGTGGTGGGCAACGAAGTGCTCGACGCGATGCCGGTCCATACGCTGGAATGGTCGGCGGACGGGCTCCTGGAGCGGGGCGTCGGCGTGGATGCCGACGGGCATTTCGCCTGGCAAGCGCGGCCCGCCGCGCCGGCATTGCAGGAGGCGGTCCGCGAGCTGCCGGTGACGCCGCCCTATCGCGGCGAAGTGAGCCTGGCGGCGCGCGCCTGGACCGCGGAATGGGGCCGCCGCCTGACGCAGGGTGCGCTGCTGCTGATCGACTACGGCCTGCCCGGCCACGAGCTCTACCATCCCCAGCGCGACGGCGGCACGGTGCGCTGCCACTACCGCCACCGCAGCCACGACGATCCCTTCTGGTGGCCCGGTCTGTCCGACATCACCAGCCACGTGGATTTCACCGCCGTCGCCGAGGCCGGCCACGGCGCCGGTCTCGACGTGCTGGGCTATACCAGCCAGGCGACCTTCCTGCTCAACTGCGGCATCGCCGGCCTGCTCGAAGCCCGCCGCACTTATCACGATGGCGCCGGGGGCGCGGCCGCGCTGCGCGCCGGGGGCGCCGTGAATGTGCTGCTCTCGCCCAACGAAATGGGGGAACTGTTCAAGGTCATCGCCCTCGGCCGCGACCTGACCTCACCCTTGCTGGGCTTCAGCCAGGGAGATCGGCTGCACGCGCTGTGA
- a CDS encoding ABC transporter permease produces MRWLTVWRRNFLVWRKMAFTSVLGNLADPLIYMLGLGYGLGSLVNEVDGVSYIVFIATGSICASTMNGATFEALYSAFSRMQIQRTWDAILNAPVALEDVLLGEWIWAASKAVLSGLAIIAVMGALGLLSSPLVLWTLPLLLLVGLCFAALGLIVTTLAPSYDFFMYYFTLLITPMTLLSGVFFPLRQLPEAVQAAAQVLPLTHAVALARPLALGQMPEHVALHLAVLAATALAGFAVVLGLARRRLLS; encoded by the coding sequence TTGCGCTGGCTCACCGTCTGGCGCCGCAATTTCCTGGTCTGGCGCAAGATGGCCTTCACCTCGGTGCTGGGCAACCTGGCCGACCCGCTGATCTACATGCTCGGCCTCGGCTACGGCCTGGGCAGCCTGGTGAACGAGGTGGACGGCGTGTCCTACATCGTCTTCATCGCCACCGGCTCGATCTGCGCCAGCACCATGAACGGCGCCACCTTCGAAGCCCTCTATTCCGCCTTCTCGCGCATGCAGATCCAGCGCACCTGGGACGCCATCCTGAACGCGCCCGTGGCGCTGGAGGACGTGCTGCTGGGCGAATGGATCTGGGCGGCCAGCAAGGCCGTGCTCTCCGGCCTGGCGATCATCGCGGTGATGGGCGCCCTCGGCCTGCTCTCCTCGCCCCTGGTGCTGTGGACACTGCCGCTGCTGTTGCTGGTGGGCCTGTGCTTCGCCGCGCTGGGACTGATCGTCACCACCCTGGCGCCCTCCTACGACTTCTTCATGTACTACTTCACGCTGCTGATCACGCCGATGACCCTGCTCTCCGGCGTGTTCTTCCCCCTGCGGCAATTGCCGGAAGCCGTCCAGGCGGCCGCCCAGGTCCTGCCGCTGACCCATGCCGTGGCGCTGGCGCGGCCCCTGGCGCTCGGCCAGATGCCCGAGCACGTCGCCCTGCACCTGGCGGTGCTGGCCGCCACGGCGTTGGCCGGCTTCGCCGTGGTGCTGGGTCTGGCACGGCGGCGCCTGTTGTCCTGA
- a CDS encoding ThiF family adenylyltransferase — MNPSCDADRRFGGVNRLYGAGTLERLAAAHVCVIGIGGVGSWAAEALARSGVGRLTLIDLDHVAESNVNRQLHALTATLGQAKVAAMAERIAGINPGCVVRTVDDFVTPENVAALLPACDGVVDAIDQVRAKAALIAHCRRLGIPVVTTGGAGGRTDPSRLKVDDLSRTTQDALAAKVRARLRKEYGFPRDPKKKFGVDCVYSDEPIQRPQALACDVEPGAPHGASDAALHGLNCAGYGSSVCVTAPFGFAAAARILGRLTTGREAQ; from the coding sequence ATGAATCCGTCCTGCGACGCGGACCGCCGTTTCGGCGGCGTCAACCGCCTCTACGGCGCCGGCACCCTGGAACGCCTCGCCGCCGCCCATGTCTGCGTGATCGGCATCGGCGGCGTCGGCTCCTGGGCGGCGGAGGCCCTGGCCCGCTCTGGCGTGGGCCGGCTGACCCTGATCGACCTGGACCACGTGGCGGAGTCCAACGTGAATCGCCAGCTCCATGCGCTGACGGCGACCCTGGGCCAGGCCAAGGTGGCGGCGATGGCGGAGCGCATCGCCGGCATCAACCCGGGCTGCGTGGTGCGTACCGTCGACGACTTCGTCACTCCGGAGAACGTCGCGGCCCTGCTGCCGGCCTGCGACGGCGTGGTGGATGCGATCGACCAGGTGCGCGCCAAGGCGGCCCTGATCGCCCATTGCCGGCGCCTCGGCATCCCGGTGGTGACCACCGGCGGCGCCGGGGGACGCACCGATCCGAGCCGGTTGAAGGTGGACGACCTGTCCCGCACCACCCAGGACGCCCTGGCCGCGAAGGTCCGCGCCCGCCTGCGCAAGGAGTACGGTTTTCCGCGCGATCCGAAGAAGAAGTTCGGCGTCGACTGCGTCTATTCCGACGAGCCCATTCAACGCCCGCAGGCCCTGGCCTGCGACGTCGAGCCGGGAGCGCCGCACGGCGCCAGCGACGCCGCCCTGCACGGGCTGAACTGCGCCGGCTACGGCTCCTCGGTCTGCGTCACCGCCCCCTTCGGCTTCGCCGCCGCGGCGCGCATCCTGGGGCGACTGACGACCGGGCGGGAAGCCCAATAG
- a CDS encoding pteridine reductase has protein sequence MDTLPDQAPVVLVTGAARRVGAEIARLLHAAGARLVLHYRRSAPEAEALAATLNRSRSNSAATVQADLCDSAALERTVAVALERFGRLDGLVNNASSFFRTPLGSIDQAAWQELVGSNFQGPLFLAQAAAPHLRASGGAIVNITDVHAERPLRGYPVYSAAKAGLLGLTRALAIELAPRVRVNAVAPGAVDWPENDQDFPPEERQAIIAHTLLQRIGTPMDIARTVRFLLFDAPYITGQVINVDGGRTAQL, from the coding sequence ATGGATACCCTCCCAGATCAGGCCCCCGTTGTACTGGTGACCGGCGCGGCGCGCCGGGTCGGTGCCGAGATCGCCCGCCTGCTCCACGCCGCCGGTGCCCGGCTGGTGCTGCACTATCGCCGTTCGGCGCCGGAAGCCGAGGCCCTGGCCGCGACACTGAACCGGAGCCGATCCAACTCGGCCGCCACGGTGCAGGCCGACCTCTGCGACAGCGCGGCGCTGGAGCGGACCGTCGCCGTCGCGCTGGAACGCTTCGGGCGCCTCGACGGCCTGGTGAATAACGCCTCCAGCTTCTTCCGTACCCCGCTGGGAAGCATCGATCAGGCCGCCTGGCAGGAGCTGGTGGGCAGCAATTTCCAGGGGCCGCTGTTCCTGGCCCAGGCGGCGGCGCCCCATCTGCGGGCGAGCGGCGGCGCCATCGTCAATATCACCGACGTCCATGCCGAGCGGCCCCTGCGGGGCTACCCGGTGTACAGCGCGGCCAAGGCCGGGCTGCTCGGCCTGACCCGCGCCCTGGCGATCGAACTGGCGCCGCGCGTGCGGGTCAACGCCGTGGCGCCGGGCGCCGTCGACTGGCCCGAGAACGACCAGGACTTCCCGCCCGAGGAACGGCAGGCCATCATCGCCCATACCCTGCTCCAGCGCATCGGCACGCCCATGGACATCGCCCGCACCGTCCGTTTTCTTCTTTTCGACGCCCCCTACATCACCGGTCAGGTGATCAATGTGGATGGGGGGCGGACCGCCCAGTTATGA
- a CDS encoding methyl-accepting chemotaxis protein: MNLLNNMGLRSKLFLLIALPLVFLFYLVADTCWEKARLADAMDRLEASVNLSVRMGAVVHELQKERGLSTGFLGSGGNRFGSELTAQREATDQHIQEFHQAARSHGQTASGQDLTRILDELDSRREAISKLAQNGSEAFAYYSATIADLLSISSGLDNPATDEASAEIATAYGALLQIKESAGQERAHLNNAFSADRFTLDAYNRFVSVVARHQAYTRVFLDHAPPPQRALFEKTMKGEAVAEVERMRALALGRGHGASLGGDPGRWFQMASVRIDLLKTLEDRFAADLLDAAANARHGAYRNMLSFAVFALICLLLSLTMAVFIIRGILHQLGGDPTVALRVARDIADGNLIVPIETRRNDPGSLMAAMKTMQLRLREVVGQIKTASDAVDIAAKEIAAGHQDLSSRTEQQAASLEETTAAMEELNRTVHQNADHARQASELAHNSNDLAGRGGDVVQQVVDAMGEIQGSSKKIADIVSLIDSIAFQTNILALNAAVEAARAGEQGRGFAVVASEVRNLSQRSAASAKEIKLLIADSVARVEDGVRQARDAGRAMHEVVASVRQVAALMAEIAHASQEQSVGIAQVARAVEQMDDTTQRNAALVEEGAAAAASLEEQARGLVDAVGSFKLN, encoded by the coding sequence ATGAATTTGCTGAACAATATGGGCCTGCGCAGCAAGCTGTTCCTGTTGATTGCCTTGCCCCTGGTTTTTTTGTTCTATCTCGTGGCCGATACATGCTGGGAAAAGGCCCGCCTGGCCGACGCGATGGATCGCCTGGAGGCCTCGGTCAATCTGTCGGTGCGGATGGGCGCCGTCGTGCATGAACTGCAGAAGGAGCGCGGCTTGTCGACGGGCTTCCTCGGCAGCGGCGGCAACCGCTTCGGCAGCGAACTGACCGCCCAGCGCGAGGCGACCGATCAGCACATCCAGGAATTCCACCAGGCCGCCCGGAGCCACGGGCAGACCGCGTCCGGCCAGGATCTGACGCGCATTCTCGACGAACTGGACAGCCGCCGCGAGGCGATTTCGAAACTGGCGCAAAACGGCAGCGAGGCTTTCGCCTACTACAGCGCCACCATCGCCGACCTGCTGAGCATTTCGTCCGGGCTCGACAATCCCGCCACGGACGAGGCCAGCGCCGAAATCGCCACCGCCTATGGCGCCCTGCTCCAGATCAAGGAAAGCGCGGGCCAGGAACGCGCGCACCTGAACAACGCCTTCAGCGCCGACCGCTTCACCCTGGATGCCTACAACCGCTTCGTTTCCGTCGTCGCCAGGCACCAGGCATACACCCGGGTTTTCCTCGACCATGCGCCGCCGCCGCAGCGCGCCCTGTTCGAGAAGACGATGAAGGGCGAGGCGGTGGCGGAAGTGGAACGGATGCGCGCCCTGGCGCTCGGCCGCGGCCACGGCGCCAGCCTCGGCGGCGACCCCGGCCGCTGGTTCCAGATGGCGTCCGTGCGCATCGACTTGCTGAAGACGCTGGAGGACCGGTTCGCGGCGGACCTGCTGGATGCCGCCGCCAACGCCCGTCACGGCGCCTACCGGAACATGCTGAGTTTTGCCGTCTTTGCCCTGATCTGCCTGCTGCTCAGTCTGACGATGGCCGTTTTCATCATCCGCGGCATCCTGCATCAACTGGGCGGCGACCCCACGGTCGCGCTGCGTGTCGCCCGCGATATCGCCGACGGCAACCTCATCGTCCCAATCGAGACCCGGCGCAACGACCCTGGCAGCCTGATGGCGGCGATGAAGACCATGCAGCTGCGCTTGCGCGAGGTGGTGGGCCAGATCAAGACCGCCAGCGACGCCGTCGACATCGCCGCGAAGGAGATCGCCGCCGGCCACCAGGACTTGTCGTCGCGTACCGAACAACAGGCCGCAAGCCTGGAGGAAACCACCGCCGCGATGGAGGAACTGAACCGCACGGTGCACCAGAACGCCGACCATGCGCGGCAAGCCAGCGAACTGGCGCACAACTCCAATGACCTCGCGGGGCGCGGCGGCGACGTCGTGCAACAGGTGGTCGACGCCATGGGCGAAATTCAGGGCAGCTCGAAGAAGATCGCCGACATCGTCAGCCTGATCGACAGCATCGCCTTCCAGACCAACATCCTGGCGCTGAACGCCGCGGTGGAGGCCGCCCGCGCCGGCGAGCAGGGGCGCGGCTTCGCCGTGGTGGCCAGCGAGGTGCGCAATCTGTCGCAGCGCAGCGCCGCCTCGGCCAAGGAGATCAAGCTCCTGATCGCCGACTCGGTGGCCCGGGTCGAGGACGGCGTCCGCCAGGCGCGGGACGCGGGACGCGCCATGCACGAAGTCGTCGCCAGCGTGCGGCAGGTCGCCGCGCTGATGGCGGAGATCGCCCATGCCAGCCAGGAGCAGAGCGTCGGCATCGCGCAGGTGGCGCGCGCCGTGGAGCAGATGGACGACACCACCCAGCGCAACGCCGCCCTGGTCGAGGAAGGCGCCGCCGCCGCCGCGAGCCTCGAGGAGCAGGCGCGGGGCCTGGTGGACGCGGTGGGCAGCTTCAAGCTGAACTAG
- the dsbD gene encoding protein-disulfide reductase DsbD, whose amino-acid sequence MLIRFLFPILLSLLLAPALRAAEPLPPEQAFRFSAVAVDARTIEARWLIADGYYLYRDRFKFSLEPADARLGTPQLPAGEMKDDPGFGRVEVYHRQVVARLPVEGAAANVVLKAVSQGCADMGICYPPQNHEARLDLGNAGQASASAIPTAAPLNETSRIARLLSHGSFWLVLSSFFGFGLLLAFTPCVLPMVPILSGIIVNHGHAVTHGRAFVLSLAYVLGMALTYAAAGVAAGHTGTLLSSALQNAWVLGGFALVFVALALSMFGFYELQLPSALQSRLSVTANRRGGSLPALFAMGALSALIIGPCVAAPLAGALLYIAKTGNAALGGAALFAMALGMGAPLLAVGLFSRSLLPRTGPWMDSVKKFFGVVLLATALWLVAPVLPAWLAMLGWAALLIVPAIYLHTLDPLPPQAKGWTRFWKGVGVLLLLAGSSMVIGVLGGARDPLQPLGFLQRSGSANAATMEVPHFTPVRNVRELDAALKAADRPMLVDFYADWCVSCKEMERNTFSDPAVRARLDRMLLLRADVTANSDEDKALLARFGFFGPPGIAFFPNPEQEREDLRVTGYQGPEEFLKTLEAVFKG is encoded by the coding sequence ATGCTGATCCGCTTCCTCTTCCCCATCCTGCTCTCCTTGCTGCTCGCCCCCGCCCTGCGGGCCGCCGAGCCCCTGCCGCCCGAGCAGGCGTTCCGGTTCTCCGCCGTCGCCGTGGACGCCCGGACCATCGAGGCGCGCTGGCTGATCGCCGACGGCTACTACCTCTACCGCGACCGTTTCAAGTTCAGCCTGGAGCCCGCCGATGCCAGGCTGGGCACGCCCCAATTGCCCGCCGGCGAAATGAAGGACGATCCCGGCTTCGGCCGCGTGGAGGTCTATCACCGCCAGGTGGTGGCGCGCCTGCCGGTAGAGGGTGCCGCGGCCAACGTCGTCCTCAAGGCCGTGTCGCAGGGCTGCGCCGACATGGGCATCTGCTATCCACCGCAGAACCACGAGGCCCGCCTCGATCTGGGCAACGCCGGCCAGGCATCCGCCAGCGCCATTCCCACTGCCGCCCCGCTCAACGAGACCTCCCGCATCGCCCGGCTGCTCAGCCACGGCAGCTTCTGGCTGGTGCTCTCCAGCTTCTTCGGCTTCGGCCTGCTGCTCGCCTTCACGCCCTGCGTGCTGCCGATGGTGCCGATCCTCTCCGGCATCATCGTCAATCACGGCCACGCGGTGACCCACGGCCGCGCCTTCGTCCTCTCCCTGGCCTACGTGCTGGGCATGGCCCTGACCTACGCCGCGGCCGGCGTGGCGGCCGGCCACACCGGCACGCTGCTCTCGTCCGCGTTGCAGAACGCCTGGGTGCTGGGCGGTTTCGCGCTGGTATTCGTGGCGTTGGCGCTGTCGATGTTCGGCTTCTACGAACTGCAACTGCCCTCCGCCCTGCAAAGCCGCCTGTCCGTCACCGCCAACCGGCGCGGCGGCTCGCTCCCCGCGCTGTTCGCGATGGGCGCCCTCTCGGCGCTGATCATCGGCCCCTGCGTGGCCGCTCCGCTGGCCGGCGCCCTGCTCTACATCGCCAAGACCGGCAACGCCGCGCTGGGCGGCGCGGCCCTGTTCGCCATGGCGCTGGGCATGGGCGCGCCGCTCTTGGCCGTGGGCCTGTTCTCCCGTTCCCTGCTGCCCAGGACCGGCCCCTGGATGGATTCGGTGAAGAAATTCTTCGGCGTGGTGCTGCTGGCCACCGCGCTGTGGCTGGTCGCGCCGGTGCTGCCGGCCTGGCTGGCGATGCTGGGCTGGGCCGCGCTGCTGATCGTGCCCGCCATCTACCTCCACACCCTCGACCCGCTGCCGCCCCAGGCCAAGGGCTGGACGCGTTTCTGGAAGGGGGTCGGCGTGCTGCTGCTGCTGGCCGGCAGCTCGATGGTGATCGGCGTCCTCGGCGGCGCCCGCGATCCGTTGCAGCCGCTGGGTTTTCTCCAGCGTTCCGGCAGCGCCAACGCCGCCACCATGGAAGTCCCGCATTTCACGCCGGTGCGGAACGTGCGCGAACTCGACGCCGCGCTCAAAGCGGCCGACCGTCCCATGCTGGTCGACTTCTATGCCGACTGGTGCGTGAGCTGCAAGGAAATGGAACGCAACACCTTCAGCGACCCGGCCGTGCGCGCCCGCCTCGACCGGATGCTGCTGCTGCGCGCCGACGTCACCGCCAACAGCGACGAGGACAAGGCGCTGCTGGCCCGCTTCGGCTTCTTCGGTCCGCCCGGCATCGCCTTCTTCCCCAATCCCGAACAGGAGCGCGAAGACCTGCGGGTCACCGGCTACCAGGGGCCCGAGGAATTCTTGAAGACGCTGGAAGCGGTGTTCAAGGGCTGA
- a CDS encoding MaoC family dehydratase — protein MGTPQQRFVEDLAPGMTASISKTITEADIILYSGVSTDVNPLHLDEDYASETIFKGRVAHGMLSASLISAVLANKLPGPGTIYMGQNMRFRAPVRPEDTVTARVTIKEVQLDKKRVILDTTCTVRGNVVIEGEATVMFPSRHD, from the coding sequence ATGGGAACACCTCAGCAACGCTTCGTCGAAGACCTCGCCCCCGGCATGACAGCGAGCATCTCCAAGACCATCACGGAAGCGGACATCATTCTCTACTCGGGCGTCTCCACCGACGTGAATCCGCTGCACCTGGACGAGGACTATGCGTCCGAAACCATCTTCAAGGGCCGGGTCGCCCACGGCATGCTTTCCGCCAGTCTGATTTCCGCGGTGCTGGCCAACAAGCTGCCCGGTCCCGGCACCATCTACATGGGCCAGAACATGCGCTTCCGCGCTCCGGTGCGCCCCGAGGACACCGTCACCGCGCGCGTCACCATCAAGGAAGTGCAGTTGGACAAGAAGCGGGTGATCCTGGACACCACCTGCACCGTGCGCGGCAACGTGGTGATCGAGGGCGAGGCCACGGTCATGTTCCCATCGCGTCACGACTGA